Proteins from one Natrinema salinisoli genomic window:
- a CDS encoding DUF371 domain-containing protein: MDEVIRARGHENVSAEHASTFEVTTDDYLTPAGDCILAIEADRAPADFDPEFVDACRDADATITVTIEAGGYTESVTGRGDPDLEFTNERSAVGRTSEYVDDRTVVVGAEFAAEGFDRDLVAALADGAEATVTITVE; encoded by the coding sequence ATGGACGAAGTCATTCGTGCTCGCGGCCACGAGAACGTCAGCGCCGAGCACGCGAGCACCTTCGAAGTGACGACAGACGATTACCTCACTCCTGCGGGCGACTGTATTCTCGCGATCGAGGCCGACCGCGCGCCGGCGGACTTCGACCCCGAATTCGTCGACGCGTGCCGGGACGCCGATGCGACGATCACGGTCACGATCGAGGCCGGCGGGTACACGGAGTCCGTGACAGGGCGGGGCGATCCCGACCTCGAGTTCACGAACGAGCGCAGCGCGGTCGGGCGGACGAGCGAGTACGTCGACGACCGCACTGTCGTGGTGGGTGCCGAATTCGCGGCCGAGGGATTCGACCGCGACCTCGTCGCCGCGCTGGCCGACGGGGCCGAGGCGACGGTGACGATCACCGTCGAGTAG
- a CDS encoding transcription initiation factor IIB: MTRSTRQRERTRETDETEDQEGVRACPECESDNLVKDSDRGELICEDCGLVVEEEQIDPGPEWRAFNHQERQEKSRVGAPTTQTMHDKGLTTTIDWKDKDAYGRSISSKKRSQMHRLRKWQERIRTKDAGERNLQFALSEIDRMASALGVPRSVREVASVIYRRALKEDLIRGRSIEGVATSALYAACRKEGIPRSLEEISEVSRVERKEIGRTYRYISQELGLEMRPVDPKKYVPRFCSELELSEEVQTKANEIIEKTAEEGLLSGKSPTGYAAAAIYAASLLCNEKKTQREVADVAQVTEVTIRNRYQEQIEAMGIHG; this comes from the coding sequence ATGACACGGTCCACCCGCCAGCGGGAGCGAACGCGCGAGACGGACGAGACCGAGGATCAGGAGGGGGTACGTGCCTGCCCCGAGTGTGAATCGGATAATCTCGTTAAGGACTCCGACCGGGGTGAGCTCATCTGTGAAGACTGTGGGCTCGTCGTGGAGGAAGAACAGATCGATCCCGGCCCGGAGTGGCGGGCGTTCAACCACCAGGAACGACAGGAAAAGTCCCGCGTCGGCGCGCCGACGACGCAGACGATGCACGACAAGGGACTGACGACGACGATCGACTGGAAGGACAAAGACGCCTACGGACGCTCGATTTCTTCGAAAAAACGCAGCCAGATGCACCGGCTGCGCAAGTGGCAGGAGCGCATCCGCACCAAAGACGCCGGCGAGCGTAATCTCCAGTTCGCGCTCAGCGAGATCGACCGGATGGCCTCTGCACTCGGTGTCCCACGTTCTGTCCGCGAGGTCGCGTCGGTCATCTACCGACGCGCGCTCAAGGAAGACCTCATCCGCGGTCGCTCGATCGAAGGCGTCGCGACGTCCGCACTGTACGCCGCCTGTCGAAAGGAAGGAATTCCGCGAAGCCTCGAGGAAATCTCGGAAGTCTCCCGCGTCGAACGCAAAGAGATCGGTCGCACGTATCGATACATCTCGCAGGAACTCGGCCTCGAGATGCGTCCCGTCGACCCGAAAAAGTACGTCCCCCGATTCTGTTCCGAACTCGAACTGTCCGAAGAGGTCCAGACCAAAGCCAACGAGATCATCGAGAAAACGGCCGAGGAAGGGCTACTGTCCGGGAAGTCACCGACCGGGTACGCCGCGGCCGCGATCTACGCTGCGTCCCTGCTCTGCAACGAAAAGAAGACCCAGCGCGAAGTCGCAGACGTCGCACAGGTGACCGAAGTGACGATTCGGAACCGCTACCAGGAACAGATCGAAGCGATGGGCATTCACGGCTAA
- a CDS encoding ABC transporter ATP-binding protein: MSEITLSGLEKRYGDTLAVEDVSVTIDDGELLCLLGPSGSGKSTTLRMLAGLETPTDGTIHIGDEDVTDRPAYERTTATVFQDWALFPHKSVLENVAFGLKMEGVGKTERREQARGMLERVRMESHADENPMNLSGGQKQRVALARALAVNPDVLLLDEPLSNLDKRLSEDMQIELREIHEEFEETFVHVTHDQDEAFTLADRIGIMAEGSLVQVGEPDEVYENPKNRFIEGFLGDTNFVEGTVERTTPDSVRVETELGREVVLSTANPETLSEGTSLTLSLRPEILSTESAESGSEDDATGQTALADGSTTNSIVGTVENVLYRGSTVRYSVAVDGTSVFVERTVADSGEFDAGDEVRISWDGADVLAFRDDGSRVDL; this comes from the coding sequence ATGTCAGAAATTACGCTTTCCGGACTCGAGAAACGGTACGGAGACACGCTCGCCGTCGAGGACGTCTCGGTGACGATCGACGACGGCGAACTGCTCTGTCTGCTCGGGCCCAGCGGGAGCGGCAAGTCGACGACGCTTCGGATGCTCGCCGGCCTCGAGACGCCGACTGACGGCACGATCCACATCGGCGACGAGGACGTGACCGACCGCCCCGCGTACGAACGCACCACTGCGACGGTGTTCCAGGACTGGGCACTGTTTCCCCACAAGTCGGTCCTCGAAAACGTCGCCTTCGGGCTCAAGATGGAGGGCGTGGGGAAAACGGAACGCCGTGAGCAAGCCCGCGGAATGCTCGAGCGCGTTCGAATGGAGTCCCACGCCGACGAAAACCCGATGAACCTCAGCGGTGGCCAGAAACAGCGGGTCGCACTCGCACGGGCGCTCGCGGTCAACCCCGACGTGCTGCTGCTCGACGAGCCGCTCTCGAACCTCGACAAGCGGCTCAGCGAGGACATGCAGATCGAACTCCGCGAGATTCACGAGGAGTTCGAGGAGACGTTCGTCCACGTGACCCACGATCAGGACGAGGCCTTCACCCTGGCCGATCGGATCGGCATCATGGCCGAGGGCAGCCTCGTACAGGTCGGGGAGCCCGACGAGGTCTACGAGAATCCGAAGAACCGGTTCATCGAAGGGTTCCTCGGCGATACGAACTTCGTCGAGGGCACGGTCGAACGGACGACGCCGGACTCGGTTCGCGTCGAAACCGAACTGGGTCGCGAAGTCGTGCTCTCGACGGCGAACCCCGAGACGCTCTCCGAGGGAACGTCGCTGACGCTGTCGCTTCGCCCCGAGATTCTCTCGACGGAATCGGCCGAATCGGGGTCCGAGGACGACGCGACCGGCCAGACCGCGCTCGCCGACGGCAGCACGACGAACTCCATCGTCGGGACGGTCGAGAACGTGCTCTACCGGGGGTCGACGGTTCGCTACTCCGTCGCAGTCGACGGGACGTCGGTGTTCGTCGAGCGTACCGTCGCCGACTCCGGCGAGTTCGACGCCGGCGACGAGGTTCGGATCAGCTGGGACGGCGCGGACGTCCTCGCGTTCCGGGACGACGGCTCGAGGGTCGACCTGTAA
- a CDS encoding alkaline phosphatase family protein, whose translation MGLFDRLRGDGDPRVAFIGVDGVPYSLLSENEELFPNFAAIADDGTAAEISSIVPPESSACWPSLTTGMNPGETGVYGFQDREVGSYDTYVPMGREVQAERVWDRVQENGRKATVMNVPVTFPPQRNVQRMVSGFLSPGLDKAAYPDDVRDYLETLDYRIDVNPKLGHQEDKSEFIEDAHATIDARFEAFQHYIEEDDWDLFFGVFMTTDRVNHFLFRDYERDGENKEAFIEFYTKVDDYIGRLRESLPDDVTMIVASDHGFTSLDYEVHFNEWLREEGWLSFRTDDPEELNDIADDTKAYSFIPGRFYINLEGREPRGSVPEDEYDAVRDELKADLEALEGPNGNKVVERVVEKEEAFRGDHDDIAPDLVAIPTNGFDLKSGFKGDSEIFDTGPRNGMHSFDDTSLYIDHADATIDDADLFDITPTILDLMDVEYSRGDFDGTSLV comes from the coding sequence ATGGGTCTGTTCGATCGATTACGGGGCGACGGTGATCCCCGGGTCGCGTTTATTGGGGTCGATGGCGTGCCGTATAGTCTCCTTTCGGAGAACGAGGAACTGTTTCCGAATTTCGCTGCGATCGCCGACGACGGGACCGCCGCGGAGATTTCGAGCATCGTCCCGCCGGAATCCAGCGCCTGCTGGCCGTCGCTGACGACCGGGATGAACCCCGGCGAGACCGGCGTCTACGGTTTTCAGGATCGCGAAGTCGGTTCCTACGATACCTACGTCCCGATGGGCCGAGAGGTCCAGGCCGAACGAGTCTGGGACCGCGTCCAGGAGAACGGCCGGAAAGCGACGGTGATGAACGTCCCCGTCACCTTCCCACCCCAGCGCAACGTCCAGCGTATGGTCTCGGGCTTCCTCTCGCCCGGACTCGACAAGGCGGCGTATCCCGACGACGTTCGCGACTACCTCGAGACGCTCGACTACCGGATCGACGTCAATCCGAAACTCGGCCACCAGGAGGACAAGTCCGAGTTCATCGAAGATGCACACGCGACGATCGACGCACGGTTCGAGGCCTTCCAGCACTACATCGAGGAGGACGACTGGGACCTGTTCTTCGGCGTTTTCATGACGACCGACCGGGTCAACCACTTCCTCTTCAGGGACTACGAGCGCGACGGCGAGAACAAGGAGGCGTTCATCGAGTTCTACACAAAAGTCGACGACTACATCGGCCGGCTTCGGGAATCGCTGCCCGACGACGTCACCATGATCGTCGCCTCCGACCACGGCTTCACCAGCCTCGACTACGAAGTTCACTTCAACGAGTGGCTCCGAGAGGAGGGCTGGCTCTCCTTCCGGACCGACGACCCCGAGGAGCTGAACGACATCGCCGACGACACGAAGGCCTACTCGTTCATCCCCGGCCGCTTCTACATCAACCTCGAGGGCCGCGAACCGCGCGGCTCGGTCCCCGAAGACGAGTACGACGCGGTCAGAGACGAGCTCAAGGCCGACCTCGAGGCCCTCGAGGGACCGAACGGCAACAAGGTGGTCGAGCGCGTCGTCGAGAAGGAGGAGGCGTTCCGCGGCGACCACGACGACATCGCGCCGGATCTGGTCGCGATTCCGACCAACGGCTTCGACCTCAAGTCCGGATTCAAGGGCGACTCGGAGATCTTCGACACGGGGCCGCGAAACGGAATGCACAGCTTCGACGACACGTCGCTGTACATCGACCACGCCGACGCGACGATCGACGACGCCGACCTGTTCGACATCACGCCGACGATCCTCGACCTGATGGACGTCGAGTACAGTCGCGGCGACTTCGACGGCACGAGCCTGGTCTGA
- a CDS encoding inorganic diphosphatase: MVNLWEDLETGPNPPEEIYAVVECLKGERNKYEYDKDVPGVVLDRVLHSNVHYPSDYGFIPQSYYDDEDPFDVLVLVEDQTFPGCVIEARPVALMKMDDDGEQDDKVIAVPSEDPRYDHIEDLEDIPQQELDEIDEFFATYKNLEEGKEVETQGWEDRQAAYDAIEHAQDLYDEHF; encoded by the coding sequence ATGGTCAACCTCTGGGAAGACCTCGAAACTGGACCGAATCCGCCGGAAGAGATCTATGCCGTCGTAGAATGTCTCAAGGGCGAGCGAAACAAGTACGAGTACGACAAGGACGTCCCGGGCGTCGTGCTGGACCGTGTCCTCCACAGCAACGTCCACTATCCGAGCGACTACGGGTTCATTCCGCAGTCGTACTACGACGACGAGGACCCCTTCGACGTGCTCGTCCTCGTCGAGGATCAGACGTTCCCCGGCTGCGTCATCGAGGCCCGTCCCGTCGCCCTCATGAAGATGGACGACGACGGCGAGCAAGACGACAAGGTGATCGCCGTTCCCTCGGAGGACCCGCGCTACGATCACATCGAGGACCTCGAGGACATCCCACAGCAGGAACTCGACGAGATCGACGAGTTCTTCGCGACCTACAAGAACCTCGAGGAGGGGAAGGAAGTCGAGACACAGGGCTGGGAGGACAGGCAGGCCGCCTACGACGCGATCGAGCACGCCCAGGACCTCTACGACGAGCACTTCTAG
- a CDS encoding endonuclease III domain-containing protein, whose amino-acid sequence MSDDPEPAVNISGGTAGGGAAAEFDPATAETRAEEVIDRLGELFWQKEYGGRDAFTCLVRTILSQNTSDKASQPAHDALIDRYGGDGIDLAESLASAERSTLAETISGAGLYNQKSETIIDTAAWVLEEFGSAVAFDAFVKDEEPSVVRETLLEVRGVGPKTADCVLLFAGGRGGVFPVDTHVHRIYRRMGIASPDADHEDVRAALERDVPAAKCGFGHTATIQFGREYCTARKPACLEDPDACPMADLCDQVGVYPATDEVVDPAEALE is encoded by the coding sequence ATGAGTGACGATCCGGAACCTGCGGTCAATATCAGCGGTGGCACGGCGGGCGGCGGGGCAGCGGCCGAGTTCGATCCGGCCACCGCGGAAACCCGCGCGGAGGAGGTCATCGACCGATTGGGCGAGCTGTTCTGGCAGAAAGAGTACGGCGGCCGCGATGCGTTCACCTGCCTCGTGCGAACGATACTGAGCCAGAACACCAGCGACAAGGCGAGCCAGCCGGCTCACGACGCGCTGATCGATCGCTACGGCGGCGACGGTATCGACCTCGCCGAATCCCTCGCGAGCGCCGAGCGATCGACGCTCGCCGAGACGATCAGCGGCGCGGGCCTGTACAACCAGAAGTCCGAGACCATCATCGACACCGCCGCGTGGGTCCTCGAGGAGTTCGGCTCGGCCGTGGCGTTCGACGCATTCGTCAAAGACGAGGAGCCGTCGGTCGTCCGCGAGACGCTCCTCGAGGTCAGGGGCGTCGGTCCGAAGACCGCCGACTGCGTGTTGCTGTTCGCGGGCGGTCGCGGCGGCGTCTTCCCCGTCGACACGCACGTCCATCGGATCTACCGCCGCATGGGCATCGCGAGTCCTGACGCGGACCACGAGGACGTCCGGGCCGCCCTCGAGCGCGACGTCCCCGCGGCGAAGTGCGGGTTCGGTCACACGGCGACGATCCAGTTCGGTCGCGAGTACTGTACGGCGCGCAAGCCGGCCTGTCTCGAGGATCCCGACGCCTGCCCGATGGCCGACCTGTGTGATCAGGTCGGCGTCTACCCCGCGACGGACGAGGTCGTCGATCCTGCCGAGGCGCTCGAGTGA
- the rnhA gene encoding ribonuclease HI, with amino-acid sequence MPVIECDVEAARERLEEAGVAVDSGNTDHERWRASRGGASAVAYDDKVVIQGSDPRDIEALLREGGGRAHVYFDGGSRGNPGPAAIGWVVVTGDGIVAEGGETIGTATNNQAEYEALITALEAARDYDYDEVHARGDSELIVKQVRGEYDTNNPELREKRVTVHELLRAFDEWTLEHVPREANERADELVNEALDQA; translated from the coding sequence ATGCCGGTCATCGAGTGCGACGTCGAGGCGGCTCGCGAACGACTTGAGGAGGCGGGTGTCGCCGTCGACTCCGGAAACACCGATCACGAGCGCTGGCGGGCGAGTCGCGGCGGTGCGAGCGCGGTCGCCTACGACGACAAGGTCGTGATTCAGGGATCGGATCCGCGTGACATCGAGGCGCTGCTCCGGGAGGGCGGCGGCCGTGCCCACGTCTATTTCGACGGCGGCTCCCGGGGGAATCCCGGCCCGGCCGCGATCGGCTGGGTGGTCGTCACGGGCGACGGGATCGTCGCCGAAGGCGGCGAGACGATCGGCACGGCGACGAACAATCAGGCCGAGTACGAGGCGCTCATCACGGCGCTCGAGGCCGCCCGCGACTACGACTACGACGAAGTCCACGCCCGCGGCGACTCCGAACTCATCGTCAAGCAGGTCCGCGGCGAGTACGACACCAACAACCCCGAACTCCGCGAAAAGCGCGTGACCGTCCACGAACTCCTGCGGGCCTTCGACGAGTGGACGCTCGAGCACGTGCCGCGCGAAGCGAACGAGCGTGCGGACGAGCTGGTCAACGAGGCGCTGGATCAGGCCTAG
- a CDS encoding ABC transporter substrate-binding protein gives MPASPDRVAETSESESESMSSTERVRESVSRRGLLSATAVGSVTALAGCTELVSSGGGGDPLRVSVWSGNYADRFEESVVPRYEEEFDAEIQIQRGWNDILSNIQTAPDDDPPYDVTITEGNFYYYGRQDDLFHEIRRENVPNADELIDHYAEFRSTEYGMPVDGAPCTIMHREDLDFEPESWADLSSTAVQESNGVGVDTGFWWYPMYAAAVGMDDRELGEEMHDPDLHDDVFETVRNWPIESWASSGEDIWQAFQNDVIDVAQWYYEQVEYDIGDYDGLTHTMPEETTGYLNHWCVVKGTDKRDQAEEFINFLMDAEVQSAWSEEMPTLFCNENTEYAGDLADDLPSNSEEAANIAFPDWEFLADYSGELSDEFTAMQSNS, from the coding sequence ATGCCTGCAAGCCCGGATCGGGTTGCAGAGACGAGCGAGTCCGAGTCGGAATCGATGTCGTCAACTGAACGAGTGCGGGAGTCCGTCTCGCGTCGAGGACTGTTGTCGGCGACGGCGGTCGGATCGGTGACTGCCCTCGCCGGTTGTACGGAACTGGTCTCCAGCGGTGGCGGCGGCGACCCGCTCCGCGTCAGCGTCTGGAGCGGGAACTACGCGGATCGGTTCGAAGAATCCGTCGTCCCCAGGTACGAAGAGGAGTTCGACGCGGAGATCCAAATTCAGCGGGGTTGGAACGATATTCTCAGCAACATCCAGACGGCACCGGACGACGACCCGCCGTACGACGTCACGATCACGGAGGGGAACTTCTACTACTACGGCCGACAGGACGACCTCTTCCACGAGATCAGGCGGGAGAACGTCCCGAACGCCGACGAGCTCATCGATCACTACGCGGAGTTCCGGAGCACGGAGTACGGGATGCCGGTCGACGGCGCACCCTGTACCATCATGCACCGCGAGGACCTCGACTTCGAGCCGGAGTCCTGGGCCGACCTCTCCTCGACGGCCGTCCAGGAAAGCAACGGCGTGGGGGTCGACACCGGCTTCTGGTGGTATCCGATGTACGCCGCGGCCGTCGGTATGGACGACCGGGAACTCGGGGAAGAGATGCACGATCCCGACCTCCACGACGACGTCTTCGAAACCGTTCGGAACTGGCCGATCGAAAGCTGGGCGAGCTCCGGCGAAGACATCTGGCAGGCCTTCCAGAACGACGTCATCGACGTCGCCCAGTGGTACTACGAGCAGGTGGAGTACGACATCGGCGACTACGACGGACTGACCCACACGATGCCCGAGGAGACGACCGGATACCTGAACCACTGGTGTGTCGTCAAGGGCACCGACAAGCGAGACCAGGCCGAGGAGTTCATCAACTTCCTCATGGACGCCGAGGTCCAGTCGGCGTGGTCCGAGGAGATGCCGACCCTGTTCTGTAACGAGAACACCGAGTACGCCGGCGATCTGGCCGACGACCTGCCCAGCAACAGCGAGGAAGCGGCTAACATCGCCTTCCCGGACTGGGAGTTCCTCGCGGACTACAGCGGGGAGCTCTCCGACGAGTTCACCGCGATGCAGTCGAACTCCTAA
- the gfcR gene encoding transcriptional regulator GfcR: protein MKNVDDLIESAAELASRGLSKGEIADELNVSRETASWLVERSSTSPQQTDQTPPEPDNGRSGPQDIHVDWSAIGRDSKRMSAIAEAMADMLAKHGEDVDLTIGIEKAGGPIATLVASELETDLGTYTPAKHQWEEGDIEELGGTFSRNFASIRDRECYIVDDTITSGTTMRETIEAIRAEGGKPLACIVLADKQGLEELEGVPIYSLLQVISVGKDE, encoded by the coding sequence ATGAAAAACGTCGACGATCTCATCGAGAGCGCGGCCGAGCTCGCCTCCCGCGGCCTCTCGAAGGGTGAAATCGCGGACGAGTTGAACGTCTCCCGAGAGACCGCGAGCTGGCTCGTCGAACGGAGCAGCACGAGCCCCCAACAGACCGACCAGACCCCTCCAGAACCGGATAACGGCCGGAGCGGTCCGCAGGACATCCACGTCGACTGGTCCGCCATCGGACGGGACAGCAAGCGAATGAGCGCCATCGCCGAGGCGATGGCCGACATGCTCGCCAAACACGGCGAGGACGTCGACCTGACGATCGGCATCGAGAAGGCCGGCGGCCCCATCGCGACCCTCGTCGCCAGCGAGCTCGAAACCGACCTCGGGACCTACACCCCCGCGAAACACCAGTGGGAGGAAGGCGATATCGAGGAACTCGGCGGCACCTTCTCGCGGAACTTCGCCAGCATCCGCGACCGCGAGTGTTACATCGTCGACGACACCATCACCAGCGGGACGACCATGCGCGAGACGATCGAGGCGATCCGCGCCGAAGGCGGCAAACCGCTCGCCTGTATCGTCCTCGCGGACAAACAGGGTCTCGAGGAGCTCGAGGGCGTCCCCATCTACTCGCTGTTGCAGGTCATCAGCGTCGGCAAAGACGAATAG
- a CDS encoding DUF7108 family protein, with amino-acid sequence MTDQNAIDADAEADTGDGAEAETNDTELPRDVVDEIERLTRLERSAVDDNEIEAYETRRDELLDEHDFTSRIRDDDGDDVLVCHPDEWHEEGVIRTERIENIDRAVEIPLEGTEDPDDWEAVDEHNRALVADVREAHGDVHGDNAAVLADFAGNHYAKPMESLTGEELAEFRTDYVVRNAWPSEKQQEVIAESIRLVFETAGEPVPESQF; translated from the coding sequence ATGACCGATCAGAACGCGATCGACGCCGATGCCGAGGCCGACACTGGAGACGGTGCCGAGGCCGAGACCAACGACACGGAACTCCCCAGGGACGTCGTCGACGAAATCGAACGCCTCACTCGACTCGAGCGCTCCGCGGTCGACGACAACGAGATCGAGGCCTACGAGACCCGTCGCGACGAACTGCTCGACGAGCACGACTTCACGTCGCGCATCCGCGACGACGACGGCGACGACGTCCTCGTCTGCCATCCCGACGAGTGGCACGAGGAGGGCGTCATCAGGACCGAACGGATCGAGAACATCGACCGTGCGGTCGAAATTCCGCTCGAGGGGACCGAGGATCCGGACGACTGGGAAGCGGTCGACGAGCACAACCGAGCCCTCGTGGCGGACGTCAGGGAGGCCCACGGCGACGTTCACGGCGATAACGCGGCAGTGCTCGCTGACTTCGCGGGCAATCACTACGCGAAGCCGATGGAATCGCTGACGGGCGAAGAGTTAGCGGAGTTTCGGACGGACTACGTCGTTCGGAACGCCTGGCCGTCGGAAAAACAACAGGAGGTTATCGCGGAATCGATTCGTCTGGTCTTCGAGACGGCGGGAGAGCCGGTCCCGGAGAGTCAGTTCTAG
- a CDS encoding PadR family transcriptional regulator has protein sequence MSEAQSITGEESIARELTAFQNNILVILAKEPMYGLAIKRELEDYYGTEVNHGRLYPNLDELVDLGLVEKSELDKRTNQYSLTDDGYDAVLDGLQWTLSKVVTGDDRADEITEIVENSY, from the coding sequence ATGTCAGAGGCACAATCAATCACCGGCGAAGAAAGTATTGCGCGCGAACTCACAGCGTTTCAGAACAACATCCTCGTCATCCTCGCCAAAGAGCCGATGTACGGACTGGCGATCAAACGCGAGCTCGAGGACTACTACGGGACCGAAGTAAACCACGGCCGACTCTACCCCAACCTCGACGAACTCGTCGACCTGGGTCTGGTCGAGAAGAGCGAACTCGACAAGCGAACCAACCAGTACTCGCTGACCGACGACGGCTACGACGCCGTCCTCGACGGACTCCAGTGGACCCTCTCGAAGGTCGTCACGGGCGACGACCGCGCCGACGAGATCACCGAGATCGTCGAAAACAGCTACTAG
- a CDS encoding ABC transporter permease has protein sequence MTGTHSSLPAPVARVWEPLLERSRSKRALLLMAPLLLFELLLFVAPFLILLRISVTEGSTDLRYAPGTWSLEGYAEVFTTDVLLGAIAYSFKMGLAATAIAVVIATGYAYAIWRAEGLLKSLLLFSVVLPLLTTLVIKTYAFWPLLSPTGTVNDILVSLNLISEPIQFVPGTTGVIVGQVYIVLPYAVLAIYSVLSTMDWGLVEAARDLGASRPRAALEIVVPQAMPGIIVATVISFAWSVGAYAAPGLLGAGDDLAFALEVEKRLLSNLQWEIATAYALVMLLLMLVSIALLTAVLNVFGGEFEYA, from the coding sequence ATGACCGGAACCCACTCGTCGCTGCCGGCGCCGGTCGCTCGCGTCTGGGAGCCGCTGCTGGAGCGATCCCGCTCGAAGCGGGCGCTGTTGTTGATGGCGCCGCTCCTGCTGTTCGAGTTGCTGCTCTTCGTCGCGCCGTTCCTGATCTTGCTGCGGATCAGCGTCACGGAGGGATCGACGGACCTCCGATACGCTCCCGGGACGTGGTCGCTCGAGGGGTACGCCGAGGTGTTCACCACTGACGTCCTGCTGGGAGCCATCGCCTACTCGTTCAAGATGGGGCTGGCCGCCACGGCGATCGCCGTCGTGATCGCGACGGGGTACGCGTACGCGATCTGGCGAGCCGAGGGGCTGCTCAAATCCCTCCTGCTGTTCTCGGTGGTCTTGCCCCTGCTGACGACGCTCGTCATCAAGACGTACGCGTTCTGGCCGCTGCTCTCGCCCACGGGGACGGTCAACGACATCCTCGTCTCGTTGAACCTGATCTCCGAGCCGATCCAGTTCGTCCCCGGCACGACCGGTGTGATCGTGGGCCAGGTCTACATCGTGTTGCCCTACGCCGTACTGGCGATCTACAGCGTGCTGTCGACGATGGACTGGGGGCTCGTCGAAGCCGCGCGCGATCTCGGGGCGAGCCGTCCTCGCGCGGCTCTCGAAATCGTCGTTCCCCAGGCGATGCCCGGGATCATCGTCGCGACCGTGATCTCCTTCGCCTGGAGCGTCGGCGCGTACGCCGCCCCCGGCCTGCTCGGTGCGGGAGACGACCTGGCGTTCGCGCTCGAGGTCGAGAAGCGGTTGCTGTCGAACCTCCAGTGGGAGATCGCGACGGCGTACGCGCTCGTCATGCTACTCCTGATGCTCGTGAGCATTGCCCTTCTCACCGCCGTGCTCAACGTCTTCGGAGGTGAATTCGAATATGCATAG